The Mycobacterium paragordonae genome includes a region encoding these proteins:
- the dtd gene encoding D-aminoacyl-tRNA deacylase — protein sequence MRVLVQRVSSAAVVVDDRVVGAIRPPGQGLLAFVGVTHTDGPDQARRLAEKLWTLRILDDEKSASDVGAPILVVSQFTLYANTAKGRRPSWNAAAPGATAEPLVAAFAEALRELGAHVETGTFGAHMQVELVNDGPVTVLLEL from the coding sequence ATGCGAGTTCTGGTGCAACGGGTTTCCTCGGCAGCGGTGGTGGTGGACGACCGGGTCGTCGGTGCCATCCGGCCGCCGGGCCAGGGCCTGCTCGCCTTCGTCGGCGTCACCCACACCGACGGACCCGACCAGGCCCGGCGACTGGCCGAAAAACTCTGGACGCTAAGGATTCTCGACGATGAGAAGTCGGCCTCTGACGTCGGCGCACCGATCCTGGTGGTCAGCCAGTTCACCTTGTACGCCAACACCGCCAAGGGTCGTCGCCCGTCCTGGAACGCGGCAGCACCCGGCGCGACGGCTGAGCCGTTGGTAGCGGCGTTCGCCGAAGCGCTCCGCGAATTGGGCGCACACGTCGAAACCGGGACCTTCGGCGCGCACATGCAGGTGGAGCTCGTCAACGACGGGCCGGTGACCGTTTTGCTGGAACTTTGA
- a CDS encoding MTH1187 family thiamine-binding protein: MSVLVAFSVTPMGVGEAVGEIVAEAVRVVRESGLPNKTDSMFTVIEGDSWAEVMAVVQRAVEAVAARAPRVSTVIKADMRAGTTDAMTQKVQSVERYLSEK; the protein is encoded by the coding sequence GTGTCTGTGCTGGTTGCGTTTTCGGTCACCCCGATGGGCGTGGGTGAGGCCGTCGGCGAGATCGTCGCCGAGGCGGTCCGGGTGGTTCGTGAGTCGGGCTTGCCCAACAAGACGGATTCGATGTTCACCGTGATCGAGGGCGACAGCTGGGCGGAAGTGATGGCCGTGGTGCAGCGGGCGGTGGAGGCGGTGGCCGCGCGGGCACCCCGCGTCAGCACCGTGATCAAGGCGGATATGCGGGCCGGAACGACAGACGCGATGACGCAGAAGGTGCAATCCGTCGAGCGGTATCTGTCAGAAAAGTAG
- a CDS encoding PE family protein, producing the protein MSYLLAYPQALSAAATDVAGIGSSLTAANAAAAVPTTQVMTAAGDEISAAIASLFSGHAQEYQALSAQAAAFQSEFVQALSGAGDAYAAAEAAAANPLQTLVDAVLGVINAPTNLLLGRPLIGDGTNGAPGTGANGGAGGILWGNGGNGGSGAPGQAGGRGGDAGLWGNGGAGGAGGAGVAGTIGAPVGPGALGNNGTAGGLGGNGGAGGSGGTLYGNGGPGGVGGAGGVGGTGGNGGTGAAAVTAGAMGDPGGKGGNGALGGDGGAGGAGGKGSALFGQAGANGNGGAGGAGGNAGAGGDGGAGGAGNAGVHNGGTGGTAGDPGNVGTGGKGGAGAAAGASGAAGTVSTGGTGGTGGAGYDATSEGSPTHGGDGGAGGSGGVYGNGGIGGAGGNASAAGGHGGRGGDGGDSGSQGGTGGKGGAGGNGVGNNNGGAGGDGGDAVTSGTANVTGGNGGTGGTGGAIVGTFGGNGGHGGDARIFNVASTATATSGNGGAGGDGFTGGSGGTGGYVRMDGIGNLNPGTGGAGGTGTGINGGGGSGGQGGSVEINNVANPNDAVGGTGGNAGTGANNFGSGYGGNGGDASINNVLSTHNAIGGTGGHGSNAGQNGGIGGGGGSATNNGTGDALGGAPGAGGTGGNIAGAGGTGGSGWAYGTGNAIGHDGAPGINNPGGTGGGGGHGGDARILNAASKATVTPGNGGAGGNGQSGGSGGSGGYAYTTGTGNYTAATGGAGGTGSIFGGGGGGQGGGVEIGNGANPNDAIGGTGGLGGNGINNAGVTQPGHGGAGGDAYISHPSSTHKAIGGAGAAGGNATGTSSTGGIGGSGGTATNNGSGDAIGGAPGAGGTGNGDIGGGGGGSGGQGGSAWNYGSGKAIGHAGADGAAGGGGVGGNGGTGGDASVSANSSSASATAGSGGNGATGAQGGGSGGSGGSARNFGIGTATPGNGGNGGSSSSPGSGGTGGSGGNGGSVEILNALNANSITGGKGGAAGSAYNDLVVIYGNGGNGGSATITIGTGNATGGDGGRGGDAVVFAGGGGSGGSAYNYGPGKATGGNGANGGDGGFKGGGGGNGGNAYAVGYPGQTTAGAFGLAGAGSGPPAPTNGNPGITGSLP; encoded by the coding sequence ATGTCGTATTTACTGGCGTATCCACAAGCTCTGTCGGCGGCGGCAACGGACGTGGCGGGCATCGGCTCGTCGCTGACGGCGGCCAACGCTGCCGCTGCGGTCCCCACTACCCAAGTGATGACTGCCGCCGGTGACGAGATCTCGGCGGCGATCGCGTCGTTGTTCTCCGGGCACGCTCAGGAGTACCAAGCGCTGAGCGCGCAAGCGGCGGCATTCCAAAGCGAGTTCGTGCAGGCGCTGAGCGGCGCAGGGGATGCTTATGCGGCCGCTGAGGCAGCTGCCGCCAACCCGCTGCAAACCCTCGTGGACGCTGTTCTGGGCGTGATCAATGCGCCCACCAACCTCCTGTTGGGACGCCCCTTGATTGGCGACGGCACCAACGGCGCGCCGGGGACCGGTGCCAACGGCGGGGCCGGCGGGATCCTGTGGGGCAACGGCGGCAACGGCGGATCGGGTGCGCCAGGTCAGGCCGGCGGCCGGGGCGGTGACGCAGGGCTGTGGGGCAACGGTGGTGCGGGCGGGGCCGGGGGCGCCGGTGTGGCTGGCACGATTGGTGCCCCGGTCGGACCTGGCGCCCTCGGCAACAATGGAACCGCGGGCGGGCTAGGCGGTAATGGGGGAGCTGGCGGTAGCGGCGGGACGTTGTACGGCAACGGTGGTCCGGGTGGCGTGGGCGGTGCCGGCGGGGTCGGCGGAACCGGCGGCAACGGCGGCACCGGCGCGGCCGCCGTCACCGCGGGCGCGATGGGCGACCCGGGCGGCAAGGGCGGTAACGGCGCACTCGGCGGCGACGGCGGTGCCGGCGGGGCTGGCGGCAAAGGCTCGGCGTTGTTTGGCCAGGCGGGCGCCAACGGCAATGGAGGTGCCGGCGGAGCCGGCGGCAACGCCGGGGCTGGCGGCGACGGCGGTGCCGGCGGCGCCGGCAACGCCGGCGTTCACAACGGCGGCACCGGCGGCACCGCCGGTGACCCCGGGAACGTGGGCACCGGAGGCAAGGGCGGGGCCGGCGCAGCCGCCGGCGCCTCCGGCGCGGCGGGCACAGTAAGCACCGGCGGCACCGGCGGCACCGGCGGGGCCGGCTACGACGCCACCAGCGAAGGCTCGCCCACTCACGGCGGTGACGGCGGGGCCGGCGGCAGCGGCGGCGTTTACGGTAACGGCGGGATCGGCGGGGCCGGCGGGAACGCCTCGGCGGCCGGCGGCCACGGTGGTCGAGGCGGCGACGGCGGCGACAGCGGTTCGCAGGGCGGCACCGGCGGTAAGGGCGGCGCCGGCGGCAACGGCGTCGGCAACAACAACGGCGGCGCCGGCGGCGACGGCGGCGACGCGGTCACCAGCGGAACCGCAAACGTCACTGGCGGTAACGGCGGCACCGGCGGCACGGGCGGCGCAATCGTCGGGACCTTCGGCGGCAATGGCGGTCACGGCGGCGACGCGCGCATTTTCAACGTCGCATCTACGGCAACCGCGACCTCGGGCAACGGCGGCGCCGGCGGCGATGGCTTCACCGGCGGGAGCGGCGGCACCGGCGGTTATGTACGAATGGACGGAATCGGAAACCTCAACCCCGGCACTGGCGGAGCGGGCGGCACGGGCACCGGCATCAACGGCGGTGGCGGCAGCGGCGGCCAAGGCGGCAGCGTGGAAATCAACAACGTCGCCAACCCGAATGACGCCGTCGGTGGCACCGGCGGGAACGCAGGTACGGGGGCCAACAACTTCGGCTCCGGCTACGGCGGCAATGGCGGTGACGCAAGCATCAACAACGTGCTCTCCACGCATAACGCCATTGGCGGCACCGGCGGACACGGCAGCAACGCCGGCCAAAACGGCGGCATAGGCGGCGGTGGCGGTAGCGCGACCAACAACGGCACCGGAGACGCCCTCGGCGGCGCCCCCGGTGCCGGCGGAACGGGTGGCAACATTGCCGGGGCCGGTGGCACAGGTGGGAGTGGTTGGGCCTACGGCACCGGAAACGCCATCGGCCACGACGGCGCGCCGGGGATCAACAACCCCGGCGGTACCGGCGGGGGCGGCGGCCACGGCGGCGATGCACGCATCTTGAACGCTGCCTCGAAGGCCACTGTGACCCCCGGCAACGGTGGGGCCGGCGGCAATGGTCAAAGCGGCGGGTCCGGCGGGTCTGGCGGCTATGCGTACACCACCGGAACCGGAAATTACACCGCAGCCACCGGCGGAGCAGGCGGCACCGGCAGCATCTTCGGCGGCGGGGGCGGTGGTCAAGGCGGCGGCGTGGAGATCGGCAACGGCGCCAATCCGAACGATGCGATCGGCGGCACCGGCGGACTCGGGGGGAACGGCATCAACAACGCCGGCGTCACCCAACCTGGCCACGGCGGGGCCGGCGGCGACGCTTATATCAGCCACCCCTCCTCTACGCACAAGGCCATTGGCGGCGCCGGTGCCGCGGGTGGCAATGCCACGGGCACCAGCAGCACCGGCGGGATCGGCGGCAGCGGCGGTACCGCGACCAACAACGGCTCCGGCGACGCTATCGGCGGCGCACCCGGCGCCGGAGGCACCGGCAACGGCGACATAGGCGGTGGCGGCGGCGGATCCGGCGGCCAAGGCGGCTCGGCGTGGAACTACGGAAGCGGGAAGGCAATCGGCCATGCCGGCGCGGATGGCGCGGCCGGCGGCGGCGGGGTCGGCGGGAACGGTGGCACCGGCGGCGACGCGAGTGTCTCCGCCAACAGCTCTTCGGCCAGTGCCACCGCCGGCAGCGGCGGTAACGGCGCCACCGGCGCTCAGGGCGGAGGGTCCGGCGGGTCCGGCGGGTCCGCCCGCAACTTTGGCATCGGAACCGCTACACCTGGCAACGGCGGCAATGGCGGCAGCAGTAGCAGTCCGGGCTCAGGCGGCACGGGTGGCAGCGGCGGCAACGGGGGCAGTGTGGAAATCCTTAACGCCCTCAATGCGAACAGCATCACTGGAGGCAAGGGAGGGGCGGCCGGCAGCGCCTACAACGACCTTGTCGTCATTTACGGCAACGGTGGTAACGGCGGTAGTGCGACCATAACTATCGGCACTGGTAACGCCACCGGCGGCGACGGCGGTCGCGGCGGCGATGCCGTCGTCTTTGCCGGGGGCGGCGGGTCCGGCGGGTCGGCGTACAACTATGGACCCGGAAAGGCCACCGGTGGCAATGGCGCCAACGGCGGGGACGGCGGATTCAAAGGCGGCGGCGGCGGCAACGGCGGCAACGCATATGCGGTCGGTTACCCGGGCCAAACCACGGCCGGGGCCTTCGGCTTGGCGGGTGCAGGCTCAGGACCGCCTGCACCCACAAACGGCAACCCCGGCATCACCGGATCACTGCCCTGA
- a CDS encoding adenylate/guanylate cyclase domain-containing protein has translation MAQAPRTRYAQRGDLDIAYQMIGGGPTDLVVFPGPSIPIDCIDTEPSMYRFHRRLASFGRVIRFDLRGIGMSSRVASLEMVGPKFWAEDAIAVMDAVGCERAAVVAPSFLAMGGLVLAADYPERVRSLVIINGAARLLWAPDYPIGVQPSATEPYTSTAIEPDAVEQGFDVLRSVAPTVAHDDAFRAWWDQAGNRAASPSMARALSRVVTDADVRDTLARIKAPTLILHRRDVKFIPAEHGRYLGEHIAGSRYVEVPGADSLYWVGNTGPMLDEIEEFITGVRGAADTERVLSTVVFTDIVGSTQRAGALGDERWRDLLDRHDAVIRSQIQRFGGREVNTAGDGFVATFVSPSAAIACAQEIVDAVLLLGIEVRVGIHAGEVEVRGTDVAGMAVHIGARVAALARPSEVLVSSTLREIVTGSKRTFVERGEHELRGVPGRWRVYAVGG, from the coding sequence GTGGCGCAGGCTCCGCGCACCCGCTATGCGCAGCGTGGCGATCTGGACATTGCCTACCAGATGATCGGAGGCGGTCCGACCGACCTTGTCGTGTTCCCGGGACCGTCGATACCGATCGACTGCATCGACACCGAGCCGTCGATGTACCGCTTCCACCGCCGGCTTGCGTCGTTCGGCCGGGTGATTCGCTTCGATCTGCGCGGAATCGGGATGTCCTCTCGCGTTGCCTCGCTGGAGATGGTTGGGCCGAAGTTCTGGGCCGAGGACGCGATCGCGGTGATGGATGCGGTCGGGTGCGAGCGGGCGGCGGTCGTCGCGCCGAGTTTTCTTGCCATGGGCGGTCTGGTGTTGGCGGCCGACTACCCGGAACGAGTACGAAGCTTGGTGATCATCAACGGGGCGGCGCGGTTGTTGTGGGCGCCGGACTACCCGATCGGAGTGCAGCCCAGCGCCACCGAGCCGTATACGTCGACCGCGATCGAACCCGACGCGGTCGAGCAGGGTTTCGACGTACTGCGCAGCGTCGCGCCGACCGTTGCCCACGACGACGCATTCCGAGCGTGGTGGGATCAGGCGGGGAACCGTGCGGCATCACCGAGTATGGCCCGTGCCTTGAGCAGAGTCGTGACCGATGCCGATGTGCGCGACACGCTGGCGCGCATCAAGGCGCCGACGCTCATCCTGCACCGCAGGGACGTGAAGTTCATTCCGGCGGAGCATGGTCGCTACCTCGGGGAGCATATTGCCGGATCCCGCTACGTGGAGGTGCCCGGCGCTGACTCGCTGTACTGGGTGGGCAACACGGGACCGATGCTGGATGAGATCGAAGAGTTCATCACCGGCGTCCGAGGCGCCGCTGATACGGAACGAGTGCTCAGCACGGTCGTCTTCACTGACATAGTCGGCTCCACCCAGCGCGCCGGCGCGCTCGGTGACGAACGGTGGCGGGACCTGCTCGACCGTCACGACGCGGTGATCCGCAGCCAGATTCAGCGATTCGGCGGGCGTGAAGTCAACACCGCCGGTGATGGATTCGTCGCGACGTTTGTCAGTCCGAGTGCAGCCATCGCATGTGCCCAGGAGATCGTCGACGCGGTGCTCTTACTCGGCATCGAGGTGCGGGTCGGCATCCACGCCGGCGAAGTCGAGGTGCGTGGTACCGACGTGGCCGGCATGGCTGTGCACATCGGCGCGCGGGTAGCGGCGCTGGCCCGACCCAGCGAGGTATTGGTGTCCTCGACCCTGCGCGAGATCGTCACCGGATCAAAGCGCACGTTCGTCGAACGAGGCGAGCACGAACTCAGGGGCGTCCCCGGGCGGTGGCGGGTGTATGCCGTCGGCGGTTAG
- a CDS encoding competence/damage-inducible protein A, giving the protein MRRLSTVSARAGIVVTGTEVLTGRVQDRNGPWLADRLLELGVELAHITICGDRPADIEAQLRFMADQNVDLIITSGGLGPTADDMTVEVVARFCGRELKLDEALENRIAEILKSLMARNPAFAALMEPGKFESVRAANRKQAMVPVGSQILDPVGTAPGVVVPGTPAVLVLPGPPRELQPMWHKAIETPGVQEAIAGRTVYRQEMVRMFGLPESGLAETLREAETAIPGFASLEITTCLRRGELEIVTRYEPDAAETYSELTQLLRDRHGDQVFSEDGSQVDDLVARLLAGRRIATAESCTAGLLAARLTDRAGSSDYVTGGVVSYSNEAKVELLGVDAALIEEHGAVSEPVAEAMAAGALKRFDADTAVAITGIAGPGGGTDEKPVGTVCFTVALGDGPKITRTLRLPGNRSDVRERSTTVAMHLLLRALSS; this is encoded by the coding sequence ATGCGTAGGCTCAGCACGGTGAGCGCACGCGCAGGAATCGTGGTCACCGGCACCGAGGTTCTGACCGGACGGGTACAGGACCGCAACGGCCCCTGGCTCGCCGACCGGCTGTTGGAACTGGGCGTCGAGCTGGCGCACATCACCATCTGCGGCGACCGCCCCGCCGACATCGAGGCGCAGCTGCGTTTCATGGCCGACCAGAATGTGGACCTGATCATCACCAGCGGGGGCCTGGGCCCGACGGCCGACGACATGACCGTCGAAGTGGTGGCCCGCTTCTGCGGCCGCGAACTCAAACTGGACGAAGCGCTGGAGAACCGGATCGCCGAGATCCTCAAGTCCCTGATGGCGCGCAACCCCGCGTTCGCCGCCCTGATGGAACCAGGGAAGTTCGAGTCGGTACGCGCCGCCAACCGTAAGCAGGCCATGGTTCCCGTCGGCTCGCAGATCCTCGACCCGGTGGGCACCGCGCCCGGTGTGGTGGTGCCCGGCACGCCCGCCGTGCTGGTGCTGCCGGGACCACCACGGGAGCTGCAACCCATGTGGCACAAGGCAATTGAGACCCCGGGAGTGCAGGAAGCCATCGCCGGGCGAACCGTCTACCGCCAGGAGATGGTGCGGATGTTCGGGCTGCCGGAGTCGGGGCTGGCCGAGACGCTGCGCGAAGCCGAGACCGCCATTCCCGGCTTCGCTTCGCTGGAGATCACCACCTGCCTGCGACGCGGCGAGCTGGAGATCGTGACACGATACGAGCCCGACGCCGCCGAAACCTACTCAGAACTCACGCAATTGCTGCGCGACCGGCATGGCGACCAGGTCTTCTCCGAGGACGGTTCTCAGGTCGACGATCTGGTCGCGCGACTGCTGGCCGGGCGCCGCATCGCCACGGCGGAGTCCTGCACCGCCGGGCTGCTGGCGGCACGGCTGACCGACCGAGCCGGATCCTCGGACTACGTGACCGGCGGGGTGGTGTCGTACTCCAACGAAGCCAAAGTGGAACTGCTCGGCGTCGACGCCGCACTCATCGAAGAACACGGTGCCGTTTCGGAGCCGGTGGCCGAAGCGATGGCGGCCGGCGCGCTCAAGCGATTCGACGCCGACACCGCGGTCGCCATCACCGGGATCGCCGGGCCCGGCGGCGGTACCGACGAAAAGCCGGTCGGCACAGTGTGTTTCACGGTCGCGCTCGGAGACGGTCCGAAAATCACCCGCACCCTGAGGCTGCCCGGCAACCGATCCGACGTCCGGGAACGCTCGACCACGGTTGCCATGCACCTGCTGTTGAGGGCGCTCAGCTCTTAG
- a CDS encoding sialate:H+ symport family MFS transporter, which translates to MTRQRLTSDQRNSFLAAFLGWTMDAFDFFIVVLVYADIAETFHRSKTEVAFVTTATLVMRPVGALLFGLWADRVGRRLPLLVDVLFYSVVGFLCAFAPNFTVLVILRLLYGIGMGGEWGLGAALAMEKVPTERRGFFSGLLQEGYSFGYLLASLASLIVMNGFGLSWRWLFALSIIPAMISLIIRYRVEESEVWEAAQDQMRLTKTRVRDVLRDAKVIRRFFYLVLLMTAFNWMSHGTQDVYPTFLKASVDHGAGLSSATARWIVIVYNVGAIVGGLIFGTLSQRFGRRYTIVFCAVLALPIVPIFAYSRTAAMLCLGSFLMQFFVQGAWGCIPAHLTEMSPDAIRGLYPGVTYQLGNLLAAFNLPIQEHLAETHGYPFALAATIVPVLVMVALLTLIGKDATGIRFGSSESAFLPAKS; encoded by the coding sequence GTGACCAGACAGCGGTTGACCAGCGACCAGCGCAACTCCTTCCTGGCGGCATTCCTGGGCTGGACCATGGACGCCTTCGACTTCTTCATCGTCGTGCTGGTATACGCCGACATCGCCGAGACGTTCCACCGCAGCAAGACCGAGGTCGCCTTCGTCACGACGGCCACGCTGGTGATGCGACCGGTCGGAGCGTTGCTGTTCGGGCTGTGGGCCGACCGGGTCGGGCGCCGGCTCCCGCTGCTGGTCGACGTGCTGTTCTATTCGGTCGTGGGGTTCTTGTGCGCGTTCGCGCCGAACTTCACGGTGCTGGTGATTCTGCGGCTGCTCTACGGCATCGGCATGGGCGGCGAGTGGGGATTGGGCGCGGCGCTGGCCATGGAGAAAGTCCCCACCGAGCGGCGTGGCTTCTTCTCCGGTTTGTTGCAGGAGGGCTACTCGTTCGGCTACCTGCTGGCCAGCCTGGCCTCGCTGATCGTCATGAACGGGTTCGGTCTGTCCTGGCGCTGGTTGTTCGCGTTGAGCATCATCCCGGCGATGATCAGCCTGATCATCCGCTACCGGGTGGAGGAATCCGAGGTGTGGGAGGCCGCCCAGGACCAGATGCGGCTGACCAAGACCCGGGTGCGCGACGTGTTGCGGGACGCCAAAGTCATCCGCCGGTTCTTCTACCTGGTGTTGCTGATGACCGCCTTCAACTGGATGAGTCACGGCACCCAGGACGTCTACCCCACGTTCTTGAAGGCCTCCGTGGACCATGGCGCGGGCCTGTCCAGCGCAACCGCCCGCTGGATCGTGATCGTATACAACGTCGGCGCCATCGTCGGCGGCCTGATATTCGGAACCTTGTCGCAGCGATTCGGCCGGCGCTACACGATCGTCTTCTGTGCAGTCCTGGCGCTGCCGATCGTGCCGATATTCGCCTATTCGCGGACCGCGGCGATGCTGTGCCTGGGCTCGTTTCTGATGCAGTTCTTTGTGCAGGGCGCCTGGGGTTGCATCCCGGCGCACCTTACCGAGATGTCGCCGGACGCCATCCGTGGGCTGTACCCCGGCGTGACGTATCAGCTCGGCAACCTGCTGGCGGCGTTCAACCTGCCGATTCAGGAGCACCTGGCCGAAACCCACGGCTACCCGTTCGCTTTGGCGGCGACGATCGTGCCGGTGCTGGTGATGGTGGCGCTGTTGACGCTGATCGGCAAGGACGCCACCGGAATTCGGTTCGGGTCCTCGGAGAGCGCGTTTCTGCCGGCTAAGAGCTGA
- a CDS encoding amidohydrolase family protein, with the protein MRIIDADGHVAENSTLAFEALKRWPDRVQLSNDRRPRLTIEGRNYPEDTGPGAGCPPEHGITKAPDINCSSAEGVLADADRDHLDTMVLYPSLGLCVPSLEDPDFAAGFARLYNHWIADFCEPTHGRLRGVAVTPIEHGEVAIDIMAEAKELGLVATLVPPALKTRNLDHPDLDRFYAAAVDLNMPLGIHGAPGIHLPKIGVDRFTNYIQVHCISFPFDQMTAMTALVSGGVFERHPGLRVAFLEAGAGWVPFFIDRLHEHYEKRGDWIEGGWRRDPHEYLRAGNIWVTCEPEEPILPGVIDVLGDDFIMFASDYPHWDGEWPESTKHLRNRPDISEQSREKIGGLNAQRFYGLN; encoded by the coding sequence ATGCGGATCATCGATGCCGATGGACACGTCGCGGAGAACTCGACGCTCGCCTTCGAAGCTTTGAAGCGCTGGCCGGATCGCGTGCAGCTGAGTAACGATCGGCGGCCCCGGCTGACCATCGAGGGCCGCAACTATCCCGAAGACACCGGCCCGGGTGCCGGATGCCCGCCTGAGCACGGCATCACCAAGGCGCCCGACATCAACTGCTCGAGCGCCGAGGGCGTGCTCGCCGACGCCGACCGCGATCATCTGGACACGATGGTGCTCTATCCCAGTCTCGGGCTTTGCGTGCCGAGCCTCGAGGATCCCGACTTCGCCGCCGGTTTCGCGCGCCTCTACAACCATTGGATCGCGGATTTCTGCGAGCCGACCCACGGCCGGCTGCGCGGGGTGGCCGTGACGCCGATCGAACACGGCGAGGTGGCCATCGACATCATGGCCGAGGCCAAAGAGCTGGGATTGGTCGCGACCCTGGTTCCGCCGGCGCTGAAAACCCGCAACCTCGACCATCCCGACCTCGACCGCTTCTACGCCGCCGCAGTGGATCTCAACATGCCGCTGGGCATACACGGCGCGCCCGGCATCCATCTGCCCAAGATCGGCGTCGACCGTTTCACCAATTACATCCAGGTGCACTGCATCAGCTTCCCGTTCGACCAGATGACCGCGATGACGGCGCTGGTGTCCGGCGGCGTCTTCGAGCGCCACCCCGGGCTTCGGGTGGCGTTTCTGGAAGCCGGCGCGGGCTGGGTTCCGTTCTTCATCGATCGTCTGCACGAGCACTACGAGAAGCGCGGTGACTGGATCGAGGGTGGCTGGCGCCGCGACCCGCACGAGTACCTGCGCGCGGGCAACATCTGGGTGACGTGCGAACCGGAAGAGCCGATCCTGCCCGGCGTGATCGACGTGCTGGGCGACGACTTCATCATGTTCGCCAGCGACTACCCGCACTGGGACGGGGAGTGGCCGGAAAGCACCAAGCATCTGCGGAACCGCCCCGATATCAGTGAGCAGTCACGCGAAAAAATCGGCGGCCTCAATGCCCAACGTTTCTACGGCCTGAATTAA
- a CDS encoding phage holin family protein: MVAFLLRAALTGLALWVVTLFVPGLTFVGGNTTFQRIGIIFVVAVLFGVVNAIVKPIVQILSIPMYILTLGLFHIVINAFMLWITAQITKDTTHWGLQIDHFWWTAIWAAILLSIVSWMLSLLTRRASRRNR, translated from the coding sequence ATGGTGGCTTTTCTGCTCCGCGCGGCATTGACCGGACTCGCGCTATGGGTGGTCACCCTATTCGTGCCCGGCCTGACTTTCGTCGGCGGTAACACCACGTTCCAGCGGATCGGCATTATCTTCGTCGTCGCCGTACTTTTCGGAGTGGTCAACGCGATCGTCAAACCGATCGTGCAGATCCTGTCGATTCCGATGTACATCCTGACCCTCGGTCTCTTTCACATCGTCATCAACGCGTTCATGCTGTGGATCACGGCGCAGATCACCAAAGACACCACCCACTGGGGCCTGCAGATCGACCACTTTTGGTGGACGGCGATCTGGGCGGCGATCCTTTTGTCGATCGTTAGCTGGATGCTGTCGCTGCTGACCCGCCGTGCCAGCCGCCGCAACCGCTGA
- a CDS encoding anti-sigma factor antagonist yields MNTVAIGSSPGPSTTRLSSQIADPNSGLRAVTECTGSAVVVHVGGDIDASNEIIWQRLVNRSAAIAIAPGPFVIDIRELDFLGSCAYAVLAQESVRCRRRGVNLRLVSNQPIVARTIAACGLRRLLPMYTTVEAALAPPA; encoded by the coding sequence ATGAACACTGTCGCGATCGGATCATCGCCAGGTCCTTCGACTACGCGGCTGAGTTCTCAAATCGCCGACCCGAACAGTGGTTTGCGGGCGGTCACCGAATGCACCGGGTCGGCGGTGGTCGTCCACGTCGGCGGTGACATCGATGCCAGCAACGAAATCATCTGGCAGCGGCTGGTCAACAGGAGCGCCGCGATCGCGATCGCACCGGGCCCGTTCGTCATCGACATCCGCGAGCTTGATTTTCTGGGCTCCTGCGCCTACGCGGTGCTCGCCCAGGAATCGGTGCGCTGCCGTCGTCGCGGCGTCAACCTGCGCCTGGTCAGCAATCAGCCGATCGTCGCGCGCACCATCGCCGCGTGCGGACTGCGCCGGCTGCTGCCGATGTACACGACGGTCGAGGCGGCGCTGGCGCCGCCTGCCTAG
- a CDS encoding SRPBCC family protein, whose product MQSYTVRFHVDAPPARVWRVLHPPVPPDAPRPRVLTWPTGSMEILNEGDEAGEGLVRTCVFPVPKYLLSGGKGRSWETVTEAKINKVSRYVAIGKPLWSRAEGYHQLDEQPDGTTVLTFHETYHAYNPVLRLLLERPVHARISRDNLDTYEHALGYAGAVRRLN is encoded by the coding sequence ATGCAGTCCTACACCGTGCGGTTCCACGTGGATGCACCGCCGGCCAGGGTGTGGCGGGTGTTGCATCCTCCTGTGCCACCGGACGCGCCGCGGCCGCGCGTGTTGACCTGGCCCACCGGCAGCATGGAGATTCTCAACGAGGGCGACGAAGCCGGTGAGGGACTGGTCCGCACCTGCGTTTTCCCGGTGCCGAAATACCTGCTGTCCGGTGGCAAGGGGCGGTCGTGGGAGACCGTCACCGAGGCGAAAATCAACAAGGTGTCGCGTTATGTCGCGATCGGCAAGCCATTGTGGTCGCGGGCGGAGGGCTACCACCAGCTCGACGAACAGCCCGACGGCACCACCGTGCTGACCTTCCACGAGACCTACCACGCGTACAACCCGGTGCTGCGTCTGCTGCTGGAGCGTCCGGTGCACGCGCGCATTTCGCGTGACAATCTGGACACCTACGAACACGCGCTCGGTTATGCCGGCGCGGTGCGGCGACTGAACTGA